One segment of Chelonia mydas isolate rCheMyd1 chromosome 13, rCheMyd1.pri.v2, whole genome shotgun sequence DNA contains the following:
- the LOC114022414 gene encoding uncharacterized protein LOC114022414 isoform X1, translating to MHQGGVQTRLLSPIRSKVLNTMPAIVPKSKAPGVDFCGVDDYYYIVRSDLGCYMRSTNFNEGKDLNVYSLHPSCQGGEHYLAHEADYFFIIKGETYRRVSSMNTDTDAVVYNLHPNCQGGDHYLSAFGYFYIIFQSKGVYRRVTCLNTDSDAVEYSLRPSCRDGLYYWGIKGHYYFVKPHDKWGIQYYQTTNFNAIEDAKTYSFHPDVLNFLPGGLAITQGSAFGTWEAIKTISNDSNTPITWNKKITRKVGYAKEKMSSIEHNWSVSISASYQSGALTEAIAKYQFSLTTQYGGKSVNTEKENWSEATDVEESVSLTLQPREKIYIWQYQLGLGKKSVLFCRDMKFNGNPNPPTEVPLPPSNQ from the exons ATGCACCAAGGAGGAGTTCAGACAAGGCTCTTGTCTCCTATACGTTCCAAAG TGCTGAACACCATGCCTGCAATAGTCCCCAAGAGCAAAGCCCCGGGGGTCGATTTCTGCGGGGTGGACGATTATTACTACATCGTCCGCTCAGACCTGGGCTGCTACATGAGGTCGACCAATTTCAACGAAGGAAAAGATCTGAACGTGTAtagtctgcacccctcctgccagGGCGGGGAGCACTATCTCGCCCACGAGGCTGACTACTTCTTCATCATCAAAGGAGAGACTTATCGCCGTGTGTCCAGCATGAACACGGACACAGACGCCGTAGTCTACAATCTCCACCCCAATTGCCAGGGAGGAGACCATTATCTCTCAGCCTTTGGGTACTTCTACATTATCTTCCAGAGCAAGGGTGTGTACCGCAGGGTCACCTGCCTGAACACCGATTCTGATGCTGTCGAATACAGCCTCCGCCCGTCCTGCAGAGATGGCCTCTATTACTGGGGTATCAAGGGCCATTATTATTTTGTCAAGCCCCATGACAAATGGGGGATCCAGTATTATCAAACCACCAATTTTAACGCCATCGAAGATGCCAAAACCTATTCCTTCCACCCGGATGTGCTCAACTTCCTCCCTGGTGGGTTGGCTATCACCCAGGGTTCAGCTTTCGGCACCTGGGAGGCCATCAAGACCATCTCCAATGATTCCAACACGCCCATCACCTGGAACAAGAAGATCACCAGGAAGGTGGGCTATGCCAAGGAGAAAATGAGCAGCATAGAGCACAACTGGAGCGTGAGCATCTCAGCATCATACCAGTCAGGAGCCCTCACCGAAGCCATTGCCAAGTACCAGTTCTCCCTCACTACTCAATACGGCGGGAAAAGCGTCAACACGGAGAAGGAGAACTGGAGCGAGGCCACCGACGTGGAAGAGTCTGTCAGCCTGACCCTGCAGCCAAGAGAGAAGATCTACATATGGCAGTACCAGCTGGGCCTGGGCAAGAAAAGCGTCTTGTTCTGCCGTGACATGAAATTCAACGGCAATCCAAACCCACCTACTGAAGTCCCCCTGCCGCCTTCTAACCAGTGA
- the LOC114022414 gene encoding uncharacterized protein LOC114022414 isoform X2, whose protein sequence is MEIVISSRLGPSLTTLLNTMPAIVPKSKAPGVDFCGVDDYYYIVRSDLGCYMRSTNFNEGKDLNVYSLHPSCQGGEHYLAHEADYFFIIKGETYRRVSSMNTDTDAVVYNLHPNCQGGDHYLSAFGYFYIIFQSKGVYRRVTCLNTDSDAVEYSLRPSCRDGLYYWGIKGHYYFVKPHDKWGIQYYQTTNFNAIEDAKTYSFHPDVLNFLPGGLAITQGSAFGTWEAIKTISNDSNTPITWNKKITRKVGYAKEKMSSIEHNWSVSISASYQSGALTEAIAKYQFSLTTQYGGKSVNTEKENWSEATDVEESVSLTLQPREKIYIWQYQLGLGKKSVLFCRDMKFNGNPNPPTEVPLPPSNQ, encoded by the exons ATGGAGATTGTAATCTCTTCTCGGCTGGGACCCTCTCTTACCACAT TGCTGAACACCATGCCTGCAATAGTCCCCAAGAGCAAAGCCCCGGGGGTCGATTTCTGCGGGGTGGACGATTATTACTACATCGTCCGCTCAGACCTGGGCTGCTACATGAGGTCGACCAATTTCAACGAAGGAAAAGATCTGAACGTGTAtagtctgcacccctcctgccagGGCGGGGAGCACTATCTCGCCCACGAGGCTGACTACTTCTTCATCATCAAAGGAGAGACTTATCGCCGTGTGTCCAGCATGAACACGGACACAGACGCCGTAGTCTACAATCTCCACCCCAATTGCCAGGGAGGAGACCATTATCTCTCAGCCTTTGGGTACTTCTACATTATCTTCCAGAGCAAGGGTGTGTACCGCAGGGTCACCTGCCTGAACACCGATTCTGATGCTGTCGAATACAGCCTCCGCCCGTCCTGCAGAGATGGCCTCTATTACTGGGGTATCAAGGGCCATTATTATTTTGTCAAGCCCCATGACAAATGGGGGATCCAGTATTATCAAACCACCAATTTTAACGCCATCGAAGATGCCAAAACCTATTCCTTCCACCCGGATGTGCTCAACTTCCTCCCTGGTGGGTTGGCTATCACCCAGGGTTCAGCTTTCGGCACCTGGGAGGCCATCAAGACCATCTCCAATGATTCCAACACGCCCATCACCTGGAACAAGAAGATCACCAGGAAGGTGGGCTATGCCAAGGAGAAAATGAGCAGCATAGAGCACAACTGGAGCGTGAGCATCTCAGCATCATACCAGTCAGGAGCCCTCACCGAAGCCATTGCCAAGTACCAGTTCTCCCTCACTACTCAATACGGCGGGAAAAGCGTCAACACGGAGAAGGAGAACTGGAGCGAGGCCACCGACGTGGAAGAGTCTGTCAGCCTGACCCTGCAGCCAAGAGAGAAGATCTACATATGGCAGTACCAGCTGGGCCTGGGCAAGAAAAGCGTCTTGTTCTGCCGTGACATGAAATTCAACGGCAATCCAAACCCACCTACTGAAGTCCCCCTGCCGCCTTCTAACCAGTGA
- the LOC114022414 gene encoding uncharacterized protein LOC114022414 isoform X3 — MPAIVPKSKAPGVDFCGVDDYYYIVRSDLGCYMRSTNFNEGKDLNVYSLHPSCQGGEHYLAHEADYFFIIKGETYRRVSSMNTDTDAVVYNLHPNCQGGDHYLSAFGYFYIIFQSKGVYRRVTCLNTDSDAVEYSLRPSCRDGLYYWGIKGHYYFVKPHDKWGIQYYQTTNFNAIEDAKTYSFHPDVLNFLPGGLAITQGSAFGTWEAIKTISNDSNTPITWNKKITRKVGYAKEKMSSIEHNWSVSISASYQSGALTEAIAKYQFSLTTQYGGKSVNTEKENWSEATDVEESVSLTLQPREKIYIWQYQLGLGKKSVLFCRDMKFNGNPNPPTEVPLPPSNQ; from the coding sequence ATGCCTGCAATAGTCCCCAAGAGCAAAGCCCCGGGGGTCGATTTCTGCGGGGTGGACGATTATTACTACATCGTCCGCTCAGACCTGGGCTGCTACATGAGGTCGACCAATTTCAACGAAGGAAAAGATCTGAACGTGTAtagtctgcacccctcctgccagGGCGGGGAGCACTATCTCGCCCACGAGGCTGACTACTTCTTCATCATCAAAGGAGAGACTTATCGCCGTGTGTCCAGCATGAACACGGACACAGACGCCGTAGTCTACAATCTCCACCCCAATTGCCAGGGAGGAGACCATTATCTCTCAGCCTTTGGGTACTTCTACATTATCTTCCAGAGCAAGGGTGTGTACCGCAGGGTCACCTGCCTGAACACCGATTCTGATGCTGTCGAATACAGCCTCCGCCCGTCCTGCAGAGATGGCCTCTATTACTGGGGTATCAAGGGCCATTATTATTTTGTCAAGCCCCATGACAAATGGGGGATCCAGTATTATCAAACCACCAATTTTAACGCCATCGAAGATGCCAAAACCTATTCCTTCCACCCGGATGTGCTCAACTTCCTCCCTGGTGGGTTGGCTATCACCCAGGGTTCAGCTTTCGGCACCTGGGAGGCCATCAAGACCATCTCCAATGATTCCAACACGCCCATCACCTGGAACAAGAAGATCACCAGGAAGGTGGGCTATGCCAAGGAGAAAATGAGCAGCATAGAGCACAACTGGAGCGTGAGCATCTCAGCATCATACCAGTCAGGAGCCCTCACCGAAGCCATTGCCAAGTACCAGTTCTCCCTCACTACTCAATACGGCGGGAAAAGCGTCAACACGGAGAAGGAGAACTGGAGCGAGGCCACCGACGTGGAAGAGTCTGTCAGCCTGACCCTGCAGCCAAGAGAGAAGATCTACATATGGCAGTACCAGCTGGGCCTGGGCAAGAAAAGCGTCTTGTTCTGCCGTGACATGAAATTCAACGGCAATCCAAACCCACCTACTGAAGTCCCCCTGCCGCCTTCTAACCAGTGA